DNA from Clostridia bacterium:
AACTGTTTCCGGGACTGTTCCGCACTACCGTCCCCATCCCCCAGAACCCGTTAAAAGAGCTCAACTCTTACGTCATTATGGGCAAAGACCGTAACCTGATTATCGATACCGGCATGAACCGGCCGGAATGCGAGGCGGCAGTTAAGGAGAACCTGGCAGAGCTTTCCCTGGACCTGCACAAAACGGACATTTTTGTGACCCACATGCATGCCGACCATTCCGGGCTCATCGCCCACCTGGCCACGGAAGAATCCAAGGTCTACTGCAGCCCCCAGGATGAGCCCATGATCAACCTGGAAGACAACTTCTTTGACCTCATGCGGGATTTCATCCCTCTCGGGGGATTTCCCGCGGCCAACTACGATGATGCTATCAAAGCCCACCCCGGCTACAAGTACCGCTGCCGGGAACATATTGATTTTACCTTGCTGCAGGACGGGGACACCCTGCAGTACGGCGACTACACCCTGACCGTGGTGGCAACGCCGGGCCACACCGCGGGGCACCTGTGCCTCTATGAGCCTGGGAAAAAGATTCTTTTTTCCG
Protein-coding regions in this window:
- a CDS encoding MBL fold metallo-hydrolase, which produces MVEELFPGLFRTTVPIPQNPLKELNSYVIMGKDRNLIIDTGMNRPECEAAVKENLAELSLDLHKTDIFVTHMHADHSGLIAHLATEESKVYCSPQDEPMINLEDNFFDLMRDFIPLGGFPAANYDDAIKAHPGYKYRCREHIDFTLLQDGDTLQYGDYTLTVVATPGHTAGHLCLYEPGKKILFSGDHILGDITPNISLHTADEDPLTNYLASLEKVRRLPLKTVLPAHRSIIPDGYARIEALKKHHDARANEVLDILRERGEQNAYQVAAHMTWDMTYDDFENLPIAQKWFAAGEALAHLVYLETKGLVKKRLVDEAFFFSIK